A region of Streptomyces sp. NBC_01267 DNA encodes the following proteins:
- a CDS encoding serine/threonine-protein kinase encodes MSEAEQAKDTKGRLLAGRYRLGEVLGKGGMGTVWRAVDETLGRTVAVKELRFPSAIDEEEKRRLVTRTLREAKAIARIRNNGAVTVFDVVDEDDRPWIVMELVEGCSLAELVREKGALTPVRAAEVGLAILDVLRLAHREGILHRDVKPSNVLIAEDGRVVLTDFGIAQVEGDPSVTSTGMLVGAPSYISPERARGHKPGPPADLWSLGGLLYASVEGVPPYDKGSAIATLTAVMTEPVDPPKNAGPLTEVIYGLLAKDPAQRLDDAGARRLLNDVIHAPVAPAADEPVALDATRVVPLPPVPDEPAAADRSGRAGATNPSKPARQPRAPKPAKPPRSPNTPGARDTAAAAADRMRGALKSVRNARSEPAPAAPAAVPAGQAARVRASLTDVVPRRTLVIIAAVVVLLVLGTVLAFALNGGGDKDNQGKPKGDKGTSSSATAGDDSKDKGKTGGQGKNGGQNDGSTAPTPGDKATEASKPSADALPSGYKKVSDGRFHFSMAIPAGFHRTGIAGQNSGGIYNASEGGFPRVQIDFNSSPGNDAAGAWRSAEGGASRSMGAYKGLGIHEVDYNGYPTVADWSFERDQHGERVRVLNRGFKVDAHRGYSIMVSCKASEWDGDACTTLRNTAFKTFAPKK; translated from the coding sequence ATGTCGGAGGCGGAGCAGGCGAAGGACACCAAGGGGCGCCTCCTGGCTGGGCGGTACCGGCTTGGAGAGGTGCTCGGCAAGGGCGGTATGGGCACGGTCTGGCGGGCCGTGGACGAGACGCTCGGCCGCACCGTCGCCGTGAAGGAGCTGCGCTTTCCCTCGGCCATCGACGAGGAAGAGAAGCGCAGGCTCGTCACGCGCACACTGCGCGAGGCGAAGGCGATCGCGCGGATCCGTAACAACGGCGCGGTGACCGTCTTCGACGTCGTGGACGAGGACGACCGGCCGTGGATCGTGATGGAGCTCGTCGAGGGCTGCTCGCTGGCCGAGTTGGTACGGGAGAAGGGTGCCCTCACACCCGTGCGCGCGGCCGAGGTGGGTCTCGCGATCCTCGACGTGCTGCGGCTGGCCCACCGTGAGGGCATCCTGCACCGCGACGTGAAACCGTCCAACGTGCTGATCGCCGAGGACGGCCGCGTCGTACTGACCGACTTCGGGATCGCCCAGGTCGAGGGCGACCCGTCCGTCACCTCGACGGGGATGCTGGTCGGCGCCCCCTCGTACATCTCGCCCGAGCGTGCCCGCGGTCACAAGCCGGGCCCTCCGGCCGACCTGTGGTCGCTGGGCGGGCTGTTGTACGCGAGCGTCGAGGGCGTGCCGCCGTACGACAAGGGCTCGGCCATCGCGACCCTCACCGCCGTGATGACCGAACCGGTCGATCCGCCGAAGAACGCGGGACCGCTGACAGAGGTCATCTACGGGCTGCTCGCGAAGGATCCGGCCCAGCGGCTCGACGACGCGGGGGCGCGGCGGCTGCTCAACGATGTGATCCACGCTCCGGTGGCGCCCGCCGCGGACGAGCCGGTCGCGCTGGACGCCACGCGGGTGGTTCCGCTGCCGCCCGTGCCCGACGAACCTGCGGCTGCGGACCGGTCGGGACGGGCCGGGGCCACGAACCCGTCGAAGCCCGCCAGGCAGCCCAGGGCTCCGAAGCCCGCGAAGCCTCCGCGGTCTCCGAACACCCCCGGCGCCAGGGACACGGCCGCGGCTGCCGCCGACCGGATGCGTGGCGCGCTGAAGTCCGTACGGAACGCCAGGTCCGAGCCCGCTCCGGCCGCGCCCGCGGCGGTACCCGCCGGTCAGGCCGCCCGGGTGCGGGCCTCGCTCACCGATGTCGTACCGCGCCGCACGCTGGTGATAATCGCGGCCGTCGTCGTGCTCCTGGTGCTCGGTACGGTCCTGGCCTTCGCCCTCAACGGGGGCGGCGACAAGGACAACCAGGGCAAGCCCAAGGGTGACAAGGGCACTTCGAGCTCCGCGACGGCCGGGGACGACAGCAAGGACAAGGGAAAGACGGGCGGGCAGGGCAAGAACGGCGGCCAGAACGACGGCAGTACCGCGCCGACGCCCGGCGACAAGGCGACCGAAGCCTCCAAGCCGTCCGCTGACGCCCTGCCCAGCGGGTACAAGAAGGTCTCGGACGGCCGGTTCCACTTCAGCATGGCGATACCCGCGGGGTTCCACCGCACGGGTATCGCCGGGCAGAACTCGGGCGGGATCTACAACGCGTCCGAGGGCGGCTTCCCGCGCGTCCAGATCGACTTCAACAGCTCGCCCGGGAACGACGCCGCCGGTGCCTGGCGGTCCGCGGAGGGCGGTGCTTCCAGGAGCATGGGCGCCTACAAGGGCCTCGGCATCCACGAGGTCGACTACAACGGCTATCCGACCGTCGCCGACTGGTCGTTCGAGCGGGACCAACACGGTGAGCGCGTCCGGGTGCTCAACCGCGGATTCAAGGTGGACGCCCACCGCGGGTATTCCATCATGGTCAGCTGCAAGGCGAGCGAATGGGACGGCGACGCGTGCACCACGCTGCGTAACACGGCGTTCAAGACATTCGCCCCCAAGAAGTGA
- a CDS encoding serine/threonine-protein kinase produces the protein MGKVWRAHDEVLHRTVAVKELTAGLYVSEADREVLHARTQKEARAAARINHPGVVTVHDVIEFDNRPWIVMEYVDGPSLADAAKESGPLDPREAARIGLHVLGALRAAHAAGVLHRDVKPGNVLLAKDGRVLITDFGIAAIEGDAEITRTGEIVGSIDYLAPERVYGEAPGPASDLWSLGATLYTAVEERSPFRRTSPISTLQAVVNDEPPPLTRAGPLTPVITALLRKDPADRPDPVEAERMLLDAMEGRRPKQAEAYVPTQTVREGLLQDATPTSKLPTPEPETPAEPAPTAPPAAPVPAGRKRGRLRTAALVVALAVVVGGGAGFAVMKYGNGNGGSDKEAAHDPGPTTTGSGRTSTPEKKKPYSDIPAGWHRVTEPEGYSMAVPDGWKRQMDGSGEIDYTPDDGNHFIRISIDTTPDYATPYLHQLALEPQLSRLPDYRRLTLHVNNFRDQDAALWEFTWRETKGHPGRRRAIDQMYNVDHGRAEYAIYMGGPSSDWNRERFDTVLRYWQPPS, from the coding sequence ATGGGCAAGGTCTGGCGCGCACACGACGAGGTGTTGCACCGGACCGTCGCCGTCAAGGAATTGACGGCTGGTCTGTACGTGTCCGAGGCGGACCGGGAGGTCCTGCACGCCAGGACGCAGAAGGAGGCGCGGGCCGCGGCCCGCATAAACCACCCCGGGGTCGTCACCGTCCATGACGTGATCGAGTTCGACAACCGGCCGTGGATCGTCATGGAGTACGTCGACGGACCCTCGCTCGCCGACGCGGCCAAGGAGTCCGGACCGCTGGACCCCCGTGAAGCCGCCCGCATCGGACTCCACGTGCTGGGCGCCCTGCGCGCCGCACACGCGGCGGGTGTGCTCCACCGGGACGTGAAGCCCGGCAACGTGCTGCTCGCCAAGGACGGCCGCGTCCTCATCACCGACTTCGGTATCGCCGCGATCGAGGGCGACGCGGAGATCACCCGGACCGGCGAGATCGTCGGCTCCATCGACTATCTGGCACCCGAGCGGGTCTACGGCGAGGCTCCCGGCCCCGCGTCCGACCTCTGGTCGCTGGGCGCCACCCTCTACACGGCCGTCGAGGAACGCTCGCCCTTCCGCCGTACGTCGCCGATCTCCACCCTCCAGGCCGTGGTGAACGACGAGCCGCCGCCGCTCACCCGCGCCGGGCCGCTCACGCCCGTCATCACGGCGCTCCTGCGCAAGGACCCCGCAGATCGGCCCGACCCCGTCGAGGCCGAGCGGATGCTGCTGGACGCGATGGAGGGGCGCCGCCCCAAGCAGGCCGAGGCGTACGTCCCGACGCAGACGGTGAGGGAGGGGCTGCTCCAGGACGCGACGCCGACGAGCAAGCTGCCCACGCCCGAGCCGGAGACCCCGGCCGAGCCCGCCCCCACGGCGCCGCCAGCGGCTCCGGTGCCCGCCGGCCGCAAGCGCGGCCGTCTGCGTACCGCCGCACTGGTGGTGGCACTTGCCGTGGTCGTCGGTGGCGGGGCCGGTTTCGCCGTCATGAAGTACGGGAACGGGAACGGCGGTTCCGACAAGGAGGCGGCGCACGACCCCGGGCCGACGACGACCGGCAGTGGACGGACGAGCACGCCGGAGAAGAAGAAGCCGTACAGCGACATTCCCGCCGGCTGGCACCGGGTGACCGAGCCCGAGGGGTACAGCATGGCTGTCCCCGACGGCTGGAAGCGCCAGATGGACGGCTCGGGCGAGATCGACTACACGCCTGACGACGGCAACCACTTCATCCGGATAAGCATCGACACGACGCCCGACTACGCGACCCCGTACCTGCACCAGCTGGCGCTCGAACCGCAGCTGAGCCGGCTGCCCGACTACAGGCGGCTGACGCTGCACGTGAACAACTTCCGCGACCAGGACGCCGCGCTGTGGGAGTTCACTTGGAGAGAGACCAAGGGTCACCCGGGCAGGCGCCGCGCCATAGACCAGATGTACAACGTGGACCACGGGCGGGCCGAGTACGCGATCTACATGGGCGGTCCGTCCTCGGACTGGAACCGCGAGCGGTTCGACACCGTCCTGCGTTACTGGCAGCCGCCGAGCTGA
- a CDS encoding protein kinase has translation MDEYAGRVLADRYRLPLLPSDEYELAETRAFDTYSGQEVLVRQVPLPEVVDAEMVDEGGAGARAAGGPGVPSQRRMSGRTTRRPAEPAVLRAIEAAQSAAQIPDHPRLDQVFDVFAEGGSLWVVSELVDARPLAAMLAERPLNPYRAAEIASDVLTALRVLHAHGWTHRNITARTVLVCEDGRVVLTGLAAGAAEEALCGYDPVPGTDLPDLPQALAAGTVGADGPLPVERALPVERALPAGPELPAGYTQDPGREQAREHPARGRMYDQMQDPERDPARNPVRNPVPGQQAASRQETGLPAVPGGASSDIRAARAGAIAAYRAGARAAARVSEDERGDERGSERQGSTGGLPVQRPATGADPREAGRQEPMGLWHGAGPRSGAGDGMRADDLRDAHARDAHEQDVHARDTLSRDTRSREIQAREIQPGDTHGPLTATDRQGSAGQHSPADRHAPADQYDSADQYDPTAQYDPTAQYDPTAPRHRGPTTPLAAERARQARITVVGAVTERWAPEQAGPVHGHWQLAAPVGPATDLWALGALLFRAVQGHAPYPEESAAELVQLVCAEPPAFAEECGPLRPVVESLLRQDPTERPDIEELRGWLRSLVRSAPEPDAGQQIVPVPADDATKLPIVRRRGELVRRRRNARGDGTHGRHRQQRRNGRRGDPVKGRSARAAQPAQSMHSVESGPGAGAAGQQPRAEGRPRSLGRTLLVVVLVVLVAALVYALKFMPKAGEADQAVSGAPASVPTGAASGQPDSPSAQQSGTTGSPQGAEPDSGGPATGYALRKDPEGFQVAVHKDWERRPVNDAGQIRFLGGDFELVVVPGRDSVKDEGADPMAYQRNKERELQPFRDSTWSSASGLRRIDVGKQAMAEGQFTWQDSSGREVYVRNVAMIIDGRYHIVQVIGPEAQRDKVTEIYQQAMSSYRTVK, from the coding sequence GTGGACGAGTACGCGGGAAGGGTCCTTGCCGACCGCTACCGTCTTCCGCTGCTGCCTTCCGATGAGTACGAACTGGCGGAGACCCGCGCGTTCGACACCTACAGCGGGCAGGAAGTCCTCGTCCGGCAGGTGCCGTTGCCGGAGGTCGTGGACGCGGAGATGGTCGACGAGGGCGGCGCCGGGGCGCGGGCCGCCGGCGGGCCCGGGGTGCCGTCGCAGCGGCGGATGTCCGGGCGTACCACCCGGCGGCCCGCCGAACCGGCCGTACTGCGCGCCATCGAGGCGGCCCAGTCCGCCGCGCAGATCCCCGACCACCCCCGTCTCGACCAGGTCTTCGACGTCTTCGCCGAGGGCGGCTCGCTCTGGGTGGTGAGCGAACTGGTCGACGCCAGGCCGCTGGCCGCGATGCTGGCCGAGCGCCCGCTGAATCCGTACCGGGCCGCCGAGATCGCCTCGGACGTGCTCACCGCGCTGCGCGTGCTGCACGCGCACGGCTGGACCCACCGGAACATCACCGCCCGCACCGTGCTGGTCTGTGAGGACGGCCGGGTGGTCCTGACCGGTCTGGCGGCGGGCGCGGCGGAAGAGGCGCTGTGCGGCTACGACCCGGTGCCGGGGACGGATTTACCGGATCTGCCGCAGGCGCTCGCGGCCGGGACGGTCGGAGCGGACGGGCCACTGCCGGTGGAGCGGGCGCTTCCGGTGGAGCGGGCGCTTCCGGCCGGGCCGGAGTTGCCCGCCGGGTACACCCAGGATCCGGGCCGCGAGCAGGCGCGCGAGCACCCGGCGCGCGGCCGGATGTACGACCAGATGCAGGACCCCGAGCGGGACCCGGCGCGGAATCCGGTGCGGAATCCGGTGCCCGGTCAGCAGGCCGCCTCCCGCCAGGAGACCGGGCTGCCCGCCGTCCCGGGCGGTGCCTCCAGTGACATCCGCGCGGCCCGTGCCGGTGCCATAGCGGCCTACCGAGCGGGGGCCCGCGCCGCCGCACGGGTCAGTGAGGACGAACGAGGGGACGAGCGGGGGAGCGAGCGGCAGGGCAGCACCGGGGGCCTCCCGGTCCAGCGGCCCGCGACCGGGGCCGATCCGCGGGAGGCGGGGCGGCAGGAGCCGATGGGCCTCTGGCACGGCGCGGGGCCGCGGTCCGGCGCCGGGGACGGCATGCGCGCCGACGACCTGCGTGACGCCCACGCCCGGGACGCCCACGAGCAGGACGTCCATGCCCGGGACACCCTCTCCCGGGACACCCGGTCCAGAGAGATCCAGGCCAGGGAGATCCAGCCCGGAGACACCCATGGACCCCTGACCGCCACGGACCGGCAGGGCTCCGCAGGTCAGCACAGTCCTGCCGATCGCCACGCCCCCGCCGATCAGTACGACTCCGCCGATCAGTACGACCCCACCGCCCAGTACGACCCCACCGCCCAGTACGACCCCACCGCCCCCCGGCACCGCGGTCCCACCACGCCCCTCGCCGCCGAGCGGGCCCGGCAGGCACGTATCACCGTCGTGGGCGCCGTCACCGAACGATGGGCCCCCGAGCAGGCGGGCCCCGTCCACGGGCACTGGCAGCTCGCCGCCCCCGTCGGGCCCGCGACCGATCTGTGGGCCCTCGGCGCGTTGCTCTTCCGGGCCGTCCAGGGGCACGCCCCGTACCCCGAGGAGAGCGCGGCCGAACTGGTCCAGCTGGTCTGCGCCGAGCCGCCCGCCTTCGCCGAGGAGTGCGGCCCGCTGCGGCCCGTCGTGGAGTCGCTGTTGCGTCAGGACCCCACCGAACGCCCGGACATAGAGGAACTGCGCGGCTGGCTGCGTTCGCTCGTACGGTCGGCGCCGGAGCCGGACGCCGGTCAGCAGATCGTGCCCGTACCGGCCGACGACGCCACGAAGCTGCCGATCGTCCGGCGCCGGGGCGAGCTGGTCCGCAGACGCCGCAACGCCCGCGGGGACGGTACGCACGGCCGTCACCGCCAGCAGAGGAGGAACGGCAGGCGCGGCGACCCGGTGAAGGGCCGGTCCGCGCGGGCGGCGCAGCCCGCGCAGTCGATGCACTCGGTGGAGTCGGGGCCAGGGGCGGGAGCGGCCGGGCAACAGCCCCGGGCGGAAGGCAGACCGCGCTCTCTCGGTCGGACGCTGCTCGTCGTCGTCCTGGTGGTCCTCGTCGCTGCCCTGGTGTACGCGCTGAAGTTCATGCCGAAGGCCGGTGAAGCCGACCAGGCCGTCTCCGGCGCACCCGCCTCCGTCCCGACCGGCGCCGCGTCCGGGCAGCCGGACTCTCCGTCAGCACAGCAGTCGGGGACGACCGGTTCCCCGCAGGGCGCCGAGCCCGACAGCGGTGGACCGGCCACCGGTTACGCCCTCCGCAAGGACCCCGAGGGCTTCCAGGTGGCCGTGCACAAGGACTGGGAGCGACGCCCCGTCAACGATGCCGGACAGATCCGCTTTCTCGGCGGCGACTTCGAACTTGTCGTCGTCCCGGGCCGGGACAGCGTCAAGGACGAGGGCGCCGACCCGATGGCGTACCAGCGCAACAAGGAGCGGGAACTCCAGCCGTTCCGCGACTCCACCTGGTCGTCTGCGTCCGGGCTGCGCCGGATCGATGTCGGCAAGCAGGCCATGGCCGAGGGGCAGTTCACCTGGCAGGACAGCAGCGGCCGTGAGGTGTATGTGCGCAATGTGGCGATGATTATCGACGGCCGCTACCACATCGTGCAGGTCATCGGCCCCGAGGCGCAGCGCGACAAGGTCACGGAGATCTACCAACAGGCCATGTCGTCCTACCGAACCGTGAAGTGA
- a CDS encoding succinic semialdehyde dehydrogenase, which produces MTDSQAPTAMAPRATNPIAPTPSGARTAADVVTPEVVAHLTRGVVGSGSTANHTPFTGEKLADLPESTPEDVATAFERARAAQQAWAAIPVRTRAAVLLRFHDLVLARQAEVLDLIQLETGKARLHAHEEVQAVAVAARHYGRKAPSYLRPKGHTGAIPTLTKVTELRQPRGVVGQIAPWNYPFELSIGDALPAFVSGNAVVMKPDTETALTALWARDLIIEAGLPPEVFQVVLGEGPVVGPELVKHADYVSFTGSTRTGREVAQGAAARLIGVSLELGGKNAMLVLEDADIEKAAAGAVRACFSSAGQLCISIERLYVHESIADTFLERFAARTKAMRLGNALAYGADMGSLVGERQLETVRRHVDEAVAKGAELIAGGVHRTDIGPLFYEPTILEGVDTPMAVCSEETFGPVVSVYRFKDEDEVVDIANATPYGLNSSVWTRNGRRGHAVAARLRTGTVNINEGYAPAYGSVQSPMGGMKESGLGRRHGSEGIYKYTEAQTVAHQRIMPMAPAFGMNDEKYAAFMSRSLRAMKAFRLR; this is translated from the coding sequence ATGACGGACTCGCAGGCTCCCACCGCCATGGCCCCCCGGGCCACGAACCCGATCGCCCCCACACCCTCCGGTGCACGCACCGCGGCCGATGTGGTCACCCCCGAGGTGGTCGCGCATCTGACGCGTGGCGTGGTGGGTTCCGGGAGTACGGCCAACCACACCCCCTTCACCGGGGAGAAGCTGGCCGACCTGCCCGAGTCCACCCCTGAGGACGTGGCGACCGCCTTCGAGCGGGCCCGAGCGGCCCAGCAGGCGTGGGCCGCGATACCCGTGCGCACGCGGGCCGCCGTCCTGCTGCGCTTCCACGACCTGGTGCTCGCCCGGCAGGCCGAGGTCCTCGACCTCATTCAGCTGGAGACCGGCAAGGCCAGGCTGCACGCCCACGAAGAGGTCCAGGCCGTCGCCGTCGCCGCGCGCCACTACGGCCGCAAGGCACCCTCGTACCTCCGGCCCAAGGGCCACACCGGCGCGATCCCGACCCTCACGAAGGTCACCGAGCTGCGCCAGCCGCGCGGCGTGGTCGGTCAGATCGCCCCCTGGAACTACCCCTTCGAGCTGTCCATCGGTGACGCGCTGCCCGCCTTCGTCTCCGGCAACGCCGTGGTGATGAAGCCCGACACCGAGACCGCACTGACCGCCCTCTGGGCCCGTGACCTGATCATCGAGGCCGGACTGCCGCCCGAGGTCTTCCAGGTGGTGCTCGGCGAGGGCCCGGTGGTCGGCCCGGAGCTGGTCAAACACGCCGATTACGTCTCCTTCACCGGTTCGACGCGCACCGGCCGCGAGGTCGCCCAGGGCGCCGCGGCCCGGCTGATCGGCGTCTCGCTGGAGCTCGGCGGCAAGAACGCCATGCTGGTCCTGGAGGACGCCGACATCGAGAAGGCGGCGGCGGGCGCGGTACGGGCCTGCTTCTCCTCGGCGGGTCAGCTCTGCATATCGATCGAGCGGCTGTACGTCCACGAGTCGATCGCGGACACCTTCCTGGAGCGCTTCGCGGCCCGCACGAAGGCGATGCGGCTGGGCAACGCCCTCGCGTACGGCGCCGACATGGGCTCCCTCGTCGGCGAGCGCCAGCTGGAAACCGTGCGGCGGCACGTCGACGAAGCGGTGGCCAAGGGCGCCGAACTGATCGCGGGCGGTGTGCACCGTACCGACATCGGGCCGCTCTTCTACGAGCCGACCATCCTCGAAGGGGTCGACACCCCGATGGCGGTCTGCTCCGAGGAAACCTTCGGCCCGGTCGTCTCCGTCTACCGCTTCAAGGACGAGGACGAGGTGGTCGACATCGCCAACGCCACGCCCTACGGCCTCAATTCGAGCGTCTGGACCAGGAACGGCAGGCGCGGCCACGCCGTCGCCGCCCGGCTACGGACCGGCACGGTCAACATCAACGAGGGGTACGCGCCCGCGTACGGCAGTGTGCAGTCCCCGATGGGCGGCATGAAGGAGTCCGGGCTCGGCCGCAGGCACGGCTCGGAAGGCATCTACAAGTACACCGAGGCACAGACCGTCGCCCACCAGCGGATCATGCCGATGGCCCCGGCGTTCGGCATGAACGACGAGAAGTACGCCGCGTTCATGAGCCGCAGTCTCCGGGCGATGAAGGCCTTCCGCCTCCGCTGA
- a CDS encoding chorismate mutase: MSTNTATSTATAGTEKTGARNVEAAALITGARERIDDLDDRIIGLIQERMAVSTTIQEARTASGGRRVNLSRELEVLGHYSGALGKAGTGLAMTVLELCRGRI; this comes from the coding sequence ATGAGCACCAACACCGCCACCAGCACCGCCACCGCCGGTACGGAGAAGACCGGCGCCCGCAACGTCGAGGCGGCGGCCCTCATCACCGGAGCACGTGAGCGCATCGACGACCTGGACGACCGGATCATCGGCCTGATCCAGGAACGGATGGCCGTGTCGACCACCATCCAGGAGGCGCGGACGGCCTCCGGCGGGCGCCGGGTGAACCTCTCGCGCGAGCTGGAGGTCCTGGGCCACTACAGCGGGGCGCTGGGCAAGGCGGGCACCGGGCTCGCGATGACCGTTCTGGAGCTGTGCCGGGGGCGGATCTGA
- a CDS encoding GMC family oxidoreductase gives MSQESSVHGPDEGTDEGTAAATAGEPDDQVYDYDVLVVGSGFGGSVTALRLTEKGYRVGVLEAGRRFTPGTLPKNSWDIKNYLWAPALGLYGIQRVHLLGNVMVLAGAGVGGGSLNYANTLYIPPAPFFQDRQWASITDWQAELAPYYDQAQRMLGVRLNPTMTPSDVHLKATAEVMGVGDSFHMAPVGVFFGDGADADGRSKAEPGTAVDDPYFGGAGPSRKACTECGECMTGCRHGAKNTLTENYLYLAEKAGAVIRPLTSVTAITEHGEGGYRVSTVPTDARRRTPEVLRARQVVVAAGTYGTQTLLHTMKDQGLLPRISSKLGELTRTNSEALVGSQTTDRRYRKKHGAPRADFTRGVAITSSIHPDGDTHIEPVRYGRKSNAMGALTIIQVPYSSRRVLGWFGNVAKHPWLTARSLSNRRWSERTIIGLVMQSLDNSLTTHRKRAGLGKGLLTAVQGHGAPNPKQIAEGTRAATLIAEEINGFPGSNIGELMGTPLTAHFLGGCPIGASAAEGVIDPYHRLYGHPGISVVDGSAVSANLGVNPSLTITAQAERAMAYWPNMGEEDPRPEQGQEYERLAAVAPRSPAVPGEAFGALKLPFLGMPVVPPKK, from the coding sequence ATGTCACAGGAGAGCTCTGTCCACGGCCCGGACGAGGGAACCGACGAAGGAACCGCCGCGGCCACCGCGGGGGAGCCGGACGACCAGGTGTACGACTACGACGTCCTCGTCGTCGGCTCCGGCTTCGGCGGCTCGGTCACCGCGCTGCGGCTCACCGAGAAGGGTTACCGGGTCGGCGTCCTGGAGGCCGGCCGCCGTTTCACCCCGGGCACGCTCCCCAAGAACTCCTGGGACATCAAGAACTACCTCTGGGCCCCGGCGCTCGGCCTGTACGGCATCCAGCGCGTCCACCTGCTCGGCAACGTGATGGTGCTGGCGGGCGCGGGCGTCGGCGGCGGCTCCCTCAACTACGCCAACACGCTGTACATCCCGCCCGCGCCGTTCTTCCAGGACCGCCAGTGGGCGTCCATCACCGACTGGCAGGCCGAGCTGGCGCCGTACTACGACCAGGCGCAGCGGATGCTGGGCGTGCGGCTCAACCCGACGATGACGCCGTCCGACGTCCATCTGAAGGCGACCGCCGAGGTGATGGGGGTGGGCGACTCCTTCCACATGGCGCCCGTGGGGGTCTTCTTCGGCGACGGGGCGGATGCCGACGGCAGGTCGAAGGCCGAGCCCGGCACAGCGGTCGACGACCCGTACTTCGGCGGCGCGGGCCCCTCCCGCAAGGCCTGCACCGAGTGCGGCGAGTGCATGACCGGCTGCCGTCACGGCGCGAAGAACACCCTCACCGAGAACTACCTCTACCTCGCCGAGAAGGCCGGTGCGGTCATCCGCCCGCTCACCTCGGTGACCGCGATCACGGAGCACGGCGAGGGCGGCTACCGGGTCAGTACCGTTCCGACGGACGCCCGCAGGAGGACGCCCGAGGTGCTGCGAGCGCGTCAGGTGGTGGTCGCGGCCGGGACGTACGGCACCCAGACCCTGCTCCACACCATGAAGGACCAAGGCCTGCTGCCGCGCATATCGTCGAAGCTGGGCGAGCTGACCCGTACCAACTCCGAGGCCCTGGTGGGCTCGCAGACCACCGACCGCCGTTACCGCAAGAAGCACGGCGCTCCCCGGGCGGACTTCACCCGGGGCGTGGCCATCACCTCGTCCATCCACCCGGACGGCGATACGCACATCGAGCCGGTGCGGTACGGCAGGAAGTCCAACGCGATGGGCGCGCTGACGATCATCCAGGTGCCCTACAGCTCGCGGCGCGTGCTCGGCTGGTTCGGCAATGTCGCCAAGCACCCCTGGCTGACGGCCCGTTCGCTCTCCAACCGCCGGTGGTCCGAGCGGACCATCATCGGCCTGGTGATGCAGTCCCTGGACAACTCCCTGACCACCCACCGCAAGCGGGCCGGCCTCGGCAAGGGCCTGCTCACCGCGGTGCAGGGGCACGGTGCGCCCAACCCGAAGCAGATCGCCGAGGGAACCCGGGCCGCGACGCTCATCGCCGAGGAGATCAACGGTTTTCCCGGCTCGAACATCGGGGAGCTGATGGGCACCCCGCTGACCGCCCACTTCCTGGGCGGCTGCCCGATCGGCGCGTCCGCGGCGGAAGGGGTGATCGATCCGTACCACCGGCTGTACGGGCACCCGGGCATCTCGGTGGTCGACGGCTCCGCGGTCTCGGCCAATCTCGGGGTCAACCCCTCGCTGACGATCACCGCGCAGGCGGAGCGGGCGATGGCGTACTGGCCGAACATGGGTGAGGAGGACCCCCGCCCGGAACAGGGCCAGGAGTACGAGCGGCTCGCGGCGGTCGCGCCGAGGTCTCCGGCCGTTCCCGGCGAGGCGTTCGGCGCGCTGAAGCTTCCGTTCCTGGGGATGCCGGTGGTCCCGCCGAAGAAGTGA